A single Nycticebus coucang isolate mNycCou1 chromosome 16, mNycCou1.pri, whole genome shotgun sequence DNA region contains:
- the LOC128567605 gene encoding 60S ribosomal protein L32-like, protein MAAFRSLVKPKIVKKRTKKFIQHQSDRYIKIKCNWRKLRGIDNRVQGRFKVQVLTPNIGYGSNKKTKHMLPSSFQKFLVHNVKELEMLLMCNKSYCAEIAHVSSKNCKAIVERAAQLAVRVTNPNARLRGKENE, encoded by the coding sequence ATGGCTGCCTTCAGATCCCTTGTGAAGCCAAAGATCGTCAAAAAGAGGACCAAGAAGTTTATCCAGCACCAGTCAGACCGATATATCAAAATTAAGTGTAACTGGCGGAAACTCAGAGGTATTGACAACAGGGTTCAGGGACGATTCAAGGTCCAGGTCTTGACGCCCAACATTGGTTACGggagcaacaagaaaacaaagcatatgCTGCCCAGTAGTTTCCAGAAGTTCCTTGTCCACAACGTCAAGGAGCTGGAAATGTTGCTGATGTGCAACAAATCTTACTGTGCAGAGATTGCTCACGTTTCCTCCAAGAACTGCAAAGCCATTGTGGAAAGAGCAGCCCAGCTGGCGGTCAGAGTCACTAATCCCAATGCCAGGCTGCGcggcaaagaaaatgaatag